One Microtus pennsylvanicus isolate mMicPen1 chromosome 3, mMicPen1.hap1, whole genome shotgun sequence DNA window includes the following coding sequences:
- the Skic8 gene encoding superkiller complex protein 8 encodes MTNQYSILFKQEQAHDDAIWSVAWGTNKKENTETVVTGSLDDLVKVWKWREERLELQWSLEGHQLGVVSVDISHTLPIAASSSLDAHIRLWDLENGKQIKSIDAGPVDAWTLAFSPDSQYLATGTHVGKVNIFGVESGKKEYSLDTRGKFILSIAYSPDGKYLASGAIDGIINIFDIATGKLLHTLEGHAMPIRSLTFSPDSQLLVTASDDGYIKIYDVQHANLAGTLSGHASWVLNVAFCPDDTHFVSSSSDKSVKVWDVGTRTCVHTFFDHQDQVWGVKYSGNGSKIVSVGDDQEIHVYDCPI; translated from the exons ATGACCAACCAG TACAGTATTCTCTTCAAGCAAGAGCAAG CCCACGATGATGCCATTTGGTCAGTTGCCTGGGGGacaaacaagaaggaaaacaCTGAAACTGTGGTCACAGGATCCCTGGATGACCTGGTGAAGGTTTGGAAGTG GCGTGAAGAGAGGCTGGAGCTACAGTGGAGCCTGGAGGGACATCAGCTGGGCGTGGTGTCTGTGGACATCAGTCACACCCTTCCCATTGCTGCATCCAGCTCTCTTGATGCTCATATTCGTCTCTGGGACTTGGAGAATGGCAAACAGATAAAGTCTATAGATGCAGGACCCG TGGACGCCTGGACTTTGGCCTTCTCCCCTGACTCCCAGTATCTGGCCACCGGAACGCATGTGGGGAAAGTGAACATTTTTGGTGTGGAAAGTGggaaaaaagaatattctttggACACTAGAGGAAAATTCATCCTCAGTATTGCATAT AGTCCTGATGGAAAATACCTGGCCAGTGGAGCCATAGACGGAATCATCAATATTTTTGATATTGCAACTGGAAAGCTTCTGCATACGCTGGAAG GCCATGCGATGCCCATTCGCTCCTTGACCTTTTCCCCCGACTCCCAGCTCCTCGTTACGGCTTCCGATGATGGCTACATCAAGATCTATGATGT aCAACATGCCAACTTGGCTGGCACACTGAGTGGCCACGCATCCTGGGTGCTGAACGTTGCCTTCTGCCCTGATGACACTCACTTTGTCTCCAG TTCATCTGACAAAAGTGTAAAGGTTTGGGATGTTGGAACAAGGACCTGTGTTCACACCTTCTTTGATCACCAGGATCAG GTTTGGGGAGTAAAATATAGTGGAAACGGATCAAAAATTGTGTCTGTTGGAGATGACCAGGAAATTCACGTCTATGACTGCCCAATTTAA
- the Dnaja4 gene encoding dnaJ homolog subfamily A member 4, with the protein MPRGKQQPQDLDTTTEGSHPQPPQKCNNPRQAPEHTPAVTEQKAATPRGRGRVEPAALSHPPQSKLPTQGSRTRGPPASQRIPERVNPADPRKGKGSASGPASGRRDSRQRAPSTPKPEPSTPKPEPSATKPEPPTMARGGSQNWSSGESDGQPEEQTSEESGNKMVKETEYYDILGVKPNASPEEIKKAYRKLALKYHPDKNPDEGEKFKLISQAYEVLSDPKKRDIYDQGGEQAIKEGGSGSPSFSSPMDIFDMFFGGGGRMTRERRGKNVVHQLSVTLEDLYNGITKKLALQKNIICEKCEGIGGKKGSVEKCPLCKGRGMQIHIQQIGPGMVQQIQTVCIECKGQGERINPKDRCENCSGAKVTREKKIIEVHVEKGMKDGQKILFHGEGDQEPELEPGDVIIVLDQKDHSVFQRRGHDLIMKMKIQLSEALCGFKKTIKTLDDRVLVITSRSGEVIKHGDLKCVRNEGMPIYKAPLEKGMLIIQFLVIFPEKHWLPQEKLSQLEALLPARQKVRITEDMDQVELKEFNPNEQSWRQHREAYEEDDEGPRAGVQCQTA; encoded by the exons ATGCCTAGGGGGAAACAGCAACCGCAGGATCTCGACACCACCACAGAGGGCAGCCATCCCCAACCCCCTCAAAAATGCAACAATCCGAGGCAGGCCCCAGAGCACACCCCTGCAGTGACCGAACAGAAGGCAGCCACACCCCGGGGCAGAGGCCGGGTGGAGCCGGCAGCACTCTCACATCCCCCCCAGTCCAAGCTCCCCACCCAGGGTTCGCGCACACGAGGTCCTCCTGCAAGCCAGCGGATCCCAGAGAGGGTCAACCCCGCGGACCCACGCAAGGGCAAGGGGTCGGCCTCGGGGCCGGCCTCGGGGCGGCGTGACAGTCGGCAGCGGGCACCCTCCACCCCGAAACCGGAGCCCTCCACCCCGAAACCGGAGCCCTCCGCCACGAAGCCCGAGCCCCCCACCATGGCCCGCGGCGGCAGTCAGAACTGGAGCTCCGGGGAGTCGGACGGCCAGCCGGAGGAGCAGACATCCGAGGAGAGCGG AAACAAGATGGTGAAGGAAACCGAGTACTATGACATCCTGGGGGTAAAGCCCAACGCGTCCCCGGAGGAGATCAAGAAGGCCTATAGGAAGCTGGCGCTCAAGTACCACCCGGACAAGAACCCGGATGAGGGCGAGAAG tTTAAACTTATATCCCAGGCATATGAAGTACTTTCAGATCCAAAGAAAAGAGACATCTATGACCAAGGTGGAGAACAGGCAATTAAAGAAGGGGGCTCGGGTAGCCCCAGCTTCTCTTCGCCCATGGATATCTTTGACATGTTCTTTGGTGGTGGAGGACGGATGACTAGAGAGAGAAGAG GCAAGAATGTCGTGCACCAGCTGTCGGTAACTCTGGAAGACTTATATAATGGAATCACTAAGAAACTGGCCctccagaaaaatataatttgtgAGAAATGTGAAG GCATTGGCGGGAAGAAGGGGTCCGTGGAGAAGTGCCCCCTGTGCAAGGGGCGAGGGATGCAGATCCATATTCAGCAGATCGGGCCGGGCATGGTGCAGCAGATCCAGACTGTGTGCATCGAGTGCAAGGGCCAGGGCGAGCGCATCAACCCCAAGGACCGTTGTGAGAACTGCAGCGGTGCCAAAGTTACCCGCGAGAAGAAGATTATCGAGGTACACGTGGAGAAAG GTATGAAGGATGGGCAAAAGATACTGTTTCATGGAGAAGGAGATCAGGAGCCTGAGCTGGAGCCTGGTGATGTCATAATTGTGCTTGATCAGAAGGATCATAGTGTCTTTCAGAGACGAGGCCATGATTTgatcatgaaaatgaaaattcagcTTTCTGAAGCTCTTTGTGGCTTCAAGAAGACAATAAAAACACTGGATGATCGAGTCCTTGTTATCACATCCAGGTCAG GTGAGGTGATAAAGCATGGAGACCTGAAGTGTGTGCGCAACGAGGGAATGCCCATCTACAAGGCCCCACTGGAGAAAGGGATGCTGATCATACAGTTTTTA GTCATCTTTCCCGAGAAACACTGGCTTCCTCAGGAGAAGCTTTCTCAGCTGGAGGCTCTGCTCCCCGCGCGGCAGAAGGTGAGAATCACGGAGGACATGGATCAGGTGGAGCTGAAGGAGTTCAATCCCAATGAGCAGAGCTGGCGCCAGCACAGGGAGGCCTATGAGGAGGATGATGAAGGGCCCCGCGCTGGTGTGCAGTGCCAGACGGCATGA